In Xiphophorus couchianus chromosome 24, X_couchianus-1.0, whole genome shotgun sequence, a single genomic region encodes these proteins:
- the als2b gene encoding alsin isoform X3 has translation MEAQGKSSEDDDGGERGLLHSWRGYSYSVVPERLLLPRPALQVALGAQHGVLLVEGGQVYTFGELPWKQTQASQPTKPTPENALSGQRVVAVAAGSFHSGAVTEDGSVHMWGDNAEGQCGLSGLSCVPNPTPVALLEPGGAQSVPVLELACGEKHSLALSAQREVWAWGSGCQLGLKAAVFPVWKPQKVEQLAGRWVLQVACGASHSLALVRCVGPDGIQRPPVDKCNQCNQLLYTMTDKEDHVIISDGHYCPMGVEAREDPPPTQTLKASPSEPILPSHSSFTSTPAAPTPDPTPDPEDSQKGGTTTAAHPPSDPDRPPSPKAAASTSSSKSSPYPGEKEVKEYLRKLSDASQTEAKMANGGLHALQAPSSGRGQSALNSLVASCASAVGERVASTYEALSLKRMMNFYLPSSRLEALGGAADGGAERVRREESVQAKKSSSTGDIHEEEAEGLRRRLSLPGLLSQVSPRLLRKMGRSGMRAFALTPMGGGVPEDQEVFPTLQTEVWSWGHGEHGELGHGDNLDRLQPFCIKSLNKKEVIRVSAGAHHSIALTAQSQVYSWGSNLSGQLGHMDTPSTVPRLAKLSEGIRVWDASAGERHTLLLADGDCIQPIIYYSGQQVKEAGGEEEVEEEEEEDERPGGYTQQPVLLPFCMNLGFVSSVVAGGRRCVALSDRNVMGFISSLHELASAERKFYCKLCDIKSQVLRPLLELESLSSALGPAATELLQTLAGRFSLLSHLTGQHGASLTANLRRGRDVGSLLMLEHASIFLDVYNDYCSTVGNFFVMGGFHALTKPSLDIFGKSPELLQRLSECSEENTVTSDLLVALFYLPTQHLHEYGRLLLKLATCFEVSSGDYQKLQDSCSKFEALTLQLKRKRKEAEYTFHFWKSFPGKMTDSLRKPSRRLIYESSNKSLTVQNAGRFSVNWFILFNDSLVHAQGVAPCKNLFSTHHIFALATLWVEPAPEDNSGLHGLKVVTPEETLTLLASSSAEKTKWLRAINQAVDQALSGAGQDAGGPASKSDPPISRTASYTFYKDGRLKDATYEGRWLAGKPHGRGILKWPDGRIYTGSFKSGLEDGFGEFACPNKALNQGDLYQGYWKEGKMHGLGTYRYASGEVYDGFFQDGMRQGHGMLRSGKHNTSSPSVFIGQWLQDKKTGYGVFDDITKGEKYMGMWQDHQRQGTGVVVTQFGLYYEGAFKDNKMMGTGILLSEDDTTYEGEFSDDWTLSGKGVLTMPNGDYLEGSFSGEWGSGLKVTGSYFKPNLFDTEKDRNRAVKLGRMSVRAEEKWQAVFEECWSELGCEAPGEGEHLKAWENIAVALTSRRQQIQDSPEILSRSHSKTLEGLEVIPQHEGPITIERYHSIRLYLLKACDTPLHPLGRLLETLVAVYRMTYVGVGANRRLLPQAVNEIKSYLCRIFQIVRFLFPDLPEEGGLIPEPAENLPDGNQETSADTRTESPKPGRVVSSSALLLPVLLPRLYPPLFTLYALEKEKEDDMYWECVLRLNKQPDLALLAFLGVQQKFWPVSIPNSLIAPGEKQPVASSTKDACFASAVETLQQISTTFTPSDKLQVIQLTFEEITQEVQSLLKQDFLWSMDDLFPVFLYVVLRARIRNLGSEVSLIEDLMDPCVQHGEHGIMFTTLKACYYQIQHEKIT, from the exons ATGGAAGCCCAGGGGAAGAG ctctgaAGATGACGATGGAGGGGAACGGGGTCTCCTCCACTCCTGGAGGGGCTACTCCTACAGCGTGGTCCCAGAGAGGCTGCTCCTCCCGCGGCCAGCGCTGCAGGTCGCCCTCGGAGCGCAGCATGGGGTCCTGCTGGTGGAAG GAGGACAGGTGTATACTTTCGGGgagttgccatggaaacagacTCAGGCGTCCCAGCCTACTAAGCCGACCCCGGAGAACGCGCTCAGCGGGCAGCGGGTGGTCGCGGTCGCAGCCGGGAGCTTCCACAGCGGGGCGGTAACGGAGGATGGCAGCGTCCACATGTGGGGGGACAACGCGGAGGGCCAGTGCGGCCTGTCGGGCCTCAGCTGCGTGCCCAACCCGACGCCCGTGGCCCTGCTGGAACCCGGCGGCGCTCAGTCGGTGCCCGTCCTGGAGCTAGCGTGCGGAGAGAAACACAGCCTGGCGCTGTCGGCTCAGAGGGAGGTGTGGGCGTGGGGCAGCGGGTGTCAGCTGGGCCTGAAGGCGGCCGTCTTCCCCGTCTGGAAGCCTCAGAAGGTGGAGCAGCTGGCTGGCAGGTGGGTGCTGCAGGTGGCCTGCGGCGCTTCGCACAGCCTGGCTCTGGTGCGCTGCGTGGGACCCGACGGTATCCAGCGCCCCCCTGTGGACAAATGCAACCAGTGTAACCAGCTGCTGTACACCATGACAGATAAGGAGGACCACGTCATAATCTCTGACGGCCATTACTGCCCCATGGGAGTGGAAGCCAGAGAGGACCCCCCTCCTACCCAAACCTTGAAAGCATCCCCATCTGAACCCATCCTGCCCTCCCACAGCAGCTTCACTTCAACCCCAGCAGCTCCCACTCCTGACCCCACCCCAGACCCTGAGGACTCCCAGAAGGGAGGAACAACTACCGCAGCGCACCCACCCTCTGACCCGGACCGCCCACCTTCCCCTAAAGCTGCTgcttccacctcctcctctaAGAGCTCCCCGTATCCTGGCGAGAAGGAAGTGAAGGAATACCTGAGGAAGCTGTCGGACGCATCGCAGACTGAAGCCAAGATGGCCAACGGCGGTCTGCACGCGCTGCAG GCGCCATCGTCGGGCCGCGGCCAGTCGGCCCTCAACAGCCTGGTGGCGTCCTGCGCTTCGGCGGTGGGCGAGCGCGTCGCCTCCACCTACGAGGCCCTTTCCCTGAAGAGGATGATGAACTTCTACTTGCCGTCGTCGCGGCTGGAGGCGCTCGGCGGGGCGGCCGACGGCGGGGCGGAGCGCGTCCGCCGGGAAGAGTCGGTCCAGGCCAAGAAGAGCTCCAGCACGGGGGACATTCacgaggaggaggcggagggtCTGCGGCGCCGCCTCTCGCTGCCGGGACTCCTCTCTCAGG TGTCGCCGAGGCTGCTGAGGAAGATGGGACGCTCCGGGATGCGGGCCTTCGCCCTCACCCCCATGGGAGGGGGCGTCCCCGAGGACCAGGAGGTGTTTCCCACCCTGCAGACCGAAGTGTGGAGCTGGGGACACGGCGAGCACGGGGAGCTGGGACATGGAGACAACCTGGACAG GCTCCAGCCGTTCTGCATCAAGAGCCTGAACAAGAAGGAGGTGATCCGTGTTTCAGCCGGCGCCCATCACTCCATTGCTCTGACGGCTCAGTCTCAG GTGTATTCGTGGGGCAGTAACCTCTCCGGTCAACTGGGACACATGGACACGCCCAGCACCGTCCCCCGTCTTGCAAAA CTGTCGGAGGGGATCCGGGTTTGGGACGCCAGCGCTGGGGAGAGACACACTCTCCTGCTGGCTGACGGAGACTGCATCCAGCCCATCATTTACTACAGCGGGCAGCAGGTGAAGGaggctggaggagaggaggaggtggaggaggaggaggaggaagatgagaggCCGGGAGGCTATACCCAGCAGCCCGTCCTGCTCCCGTTCTGCATGAAC CTGGGCTTCGTGAGCAGCGTGGTCGCCGGCGGTCGCCGGTGCGTCGCGCTCTCCGACAGAAACGTCATGGGCTTCATCTCCAGCCTTCACGAGTTGGCGTCCGCGGAGAGGAAGTTCTACTGCAAGCTGTGCGACATCAAATCCCAAGTTttgcgccccctgctggagctCG AGTCGCTGAGCTCGGCGTTGGGGCCGGCGGCCACTGAGCTCCTGCAGACGCTGGCGGGCAGATTCAGCCTGCTGAGCCACCTGACGGGGCAACACGGCGCCAGCCTCACCGCCAACCTGCGACGTGGCCGTGACGTCGGCAGCCTCCTCATGCTGGAACATGCCAGCATCTTCCTAGACGTCTACAATGA cTACTGCTCAACTGTGGGGAACTTCTTTGTGATGGGAGGTTTCCACGCTCTTACAAAACCGTCCTT ggACATCTTCGGGAAAAGTCCCGAGCTACTGCAGAGGCTGTCGGAGTGCAGCGAGGAGAACACCGTCACCTCTGACCTCTTGGTGGCGCTCTTCTACCTCCCAACCCAACACTTGCACGAATACGGCCGGCTGCTGCTCAAACTGGCAACCTGCTTTGAAGTG AGCTCCGGTGACTACCAGAAGCTGCAGGACAGCTGTTCCAAGTTCGAAGCTCtgactctgcagctgaagaggaaaagaaaagaggccGAGTACACCTTCCACTTCTGGAAGAGCTTCCCGGGGAAAATGACG GACTCCCTGAGGAAGCCGAGCCGCAGACTCATCTACGAGAGCAGCAACAAATCTCTCACGGTGCAGAACGCCGGCCGCTTTTCCGTCAACTGGTTCATCCTCTTCAACGACTCCCTGGTGCACGCGCAG GGCGTGGCGCCTTGTAAAAACCTT TTCTCCACCCATCACATCTTCGCCTTGGCCACGCTGTGGGTGGAGCCTGCACCAGAGGACAATTCTGGACT GCATGGTTTGAAGGTGGTCACGCCTGAGGAGACGCTAACTCTGCTGGCCTCGTCTTCCGCCGAGAAG ACCAAGTGGCTCCGCGCCATCAACCAGGCGGTGGATCAGGCTCTGAGCGGGGCGGGGCAGGACGCCGGCGGCCCGGCATCAAAGTCGGACCCTCCGATCTCCAGGACCGCCTCGTACACGTTCTATAAAGACGGGCGGCTGAAGGATGCAACTTATGAGGGTCGCTGGCTCGCTGGCAAGCCTCATGGCAG aGGTATTCTAAAATGGCCTGATGGGAGGATTTACACCGGCTCGTTCAAAAGCGGGTTGGAGGATGG CTTTGGGGAGTTCGCTTGCCCCAACAAGGCGCTGAATCAAGGTGATCTTTATCAAGGTTACTGGAAAGAAGGGAAGATGCATGGCCTTGGGACATACCG GTACGCAAGCGGCGAAGTTTACGACGGCTTCTTCCAGGATGGCATGCGGCAGGGTCACGGGATGCTGCGCAGTGGAAAGCACAACACCTCATCCCCCAGCGTCTTCATCGGACAGTGGCTACAAGACAAGAAAACGGGCTACGGAGTCTTTGACGACATCACAAA AGGGGAGAAGTACATGGGAATGTGGCAAGACCACCAGCGACAGGGCACGGGGGTTGTCGTCACCCAGTTTGGTCTTTACTATGAAGGTGCCTTCAAAGACAACAAGATGATG GGTACAGGAATCCTTCTGTCTGAGGACGACACAACCTATGAGGGGGAGTTCTCTGATGATTGGACCCTCAGTGGAAAG GGTGTACTTACTATGCCAAATGGTGACTACCTGGAGGGCTCCTTTAGTGGCGAGTGGGGGTCTGGCCTCAAAGTGACGGGCTCCTACTTTAAGCCAAACCTGTTTGACACTGAAAAGGACAGGAACCGGGCCGT GAAGCTGGGTCGGATGAGCGTGAGGGCGGAGGAAAAGTGGCAGGCGGTGTTCGAGGAGTGTTGGAGTGAGCTGGGCTGTGAGGCACCAGGTGAAGGGGAGCACTTGAAGGCCTGGGAGAACATCGCTGTGGCCCTGACCTCTAGGAGGCAGCAGATACAAGACAG TCCAGAAATATTGTCTCGGAGTCACAGTAAAACTCTAGAGGGTCTGGAGGTCATCCCCCAACATGAAGGGCCTATCACAATCGAGAGATATCACAGCATCCGACTGTACCTACTCAAG GCTTGTGACACCCCCCTTCACCCTCTGGGCCGGCTGTTGGAAACCCTGGTGGCCGTCTACAGGATGACCTACGTTGGCGTGGGTGCGAACCGTCGCCTGCTGCCTCAGGCGGTCAACGAGATCAAGTCTTACCTCTGCCGCATCTTCCAGATTGTCAG ATTTCTCTTCCCTGACCTGCCAGAAGAGGGCGGTCTAATACCTGAACCAGCCGAAAACCTTCCAGATGGAAACCAGGAGACGTCCGCTGACACCCGGACGGAGTCACCCAAACCAGG CCGCGTGGTGAGTAGCTCGGCTCTGCTGCTGCCTGTCCTGCTGCCTCGCCTCTACCCACCACTCTTCACTCTCTACGctctggagaaggagaaggaggacgACATGTACTGGGAGTGTGTCCTGCGCCTCAACAAGCAGCCCGACCTCGCCCTGCTTGCCTTCCTGGGTGTCCAACA AAAGTTTTGGCCTGTTTCAATCCCAAACTCTTTGATTGCTCCAGGAGAGAAGCAGCCG GTTGCCTCAAGCACTAAAGACGCCTGCTTTGCCTCGGCAGTAGAAACGCTACAGCAGATCAG CACAACATTCACCCCGTCAGACAAGCTGCAGGTGATCCAGCTCACCTTCGAGGAGATCACACAGGAAGTGCAGTCTCTGCTGAAGCAGGACTTCCTGTGGTCCATGGATGACCTGTTCCCCGTGTTCCTGTATGTGGTGCTGCGAGCCCG AATCCGAAATCTCGGCTCCGAGGTCAGCCTGATCGAAGACCTGATGGATCCGTGCGTTCAGCACGGCGAGCACGGAATCATGTTTACCACCCTGAAG GCCTGCTACTACCAGATCCAACACGAGAAGATCACATAG
- the als2b gene encoding alsin isoform X1, translating to MEAQGKSSEDDDGGERGLLHSWRGYSYSVVPERLLLPRPALQVALGAQHGVLLVEGGQVYTFGELPWKQTQASQPTKPTPENALSGQRVVAVAAGSFHSGAVTEDGSVHMWGDNAEGQCGLSGLSCVPNPTPVALLEPGGAQSVPVLELACGEKHSLALSAQREVWAWGSGCQLGLKAAVFPVWKPQKVEQLAGRWVLQVACGASHSLALVRCVGPDGIQRPPVDKCNQCNQLLYTMTDKEDHVIISDGHYCPMGVEAREDPPPTQTLKASPSEPILPSHSSFTSTPAAPTPDPTPDPEDSQKGGTTTAAHPPSDPDRPPSPKAAASTSSSKSSPYPGEKEVKEYLRKLSDASQTEAKMANGGLHALQAPSSGRGQSALNSLVASCASAVGERVASTYEALSLKRMMNFYLPSSRLEALGGAADGGAERVRREESVQAKKSSSTGDIHEEEAEGLRRRLSLPGLLSQGRYAVHLLSSSYGPLLSPRLLRKMGRSGMRAFALTPMGGGVPEDQEVFPTLQTEVWSWGHGEHGELGHGDNLDRLQPFCIKSLNKKEVIRVSAGAHHSIALTAQSQVYSWGSNLSGQLGHMDTPSTVPRLAKLSEGIRVWDASAGERHTLLLADGDCIQPIIYYSGQQVKEAGGEEEVEEEEEEDERPGGYTQQPVLLPFCMNLGFVSSVVAGGRRCVALSDRNVMGFISSLHELASAERKFYCKLCDIKSQVLRPLLELESLSSALGPAATELLQTLAGRFSLLSHLTGQHGASLTANLRRGRDVGSLLMLEHASIFLDVYNDYCSTVGNFFVMGGFHALTKPSLDIFGKSPELLQRLSECSEENTVTSDLLVALFYLPTQHLHEYGRLLLKLATCFEVSSGDYQKLQDSCSKFEALTLQLKRKRKEAEYTFHFWKSFPGKMTDSLRKPSRRLIYESSNKSLTVQNAGRFSVNWFILFNDSLVHAQGVAPCKNLFSTHHIFALATLWVEPAPEDNSGLHGLKVVTPEETLTLLASSSAEKTKWLRAINQAVDQALSGAGQDAGGPASKSDPPISRTASYTFYKDGRLKDATYEGRWLAGKPHGRGILKWPDGRIYTGSFKSGLEDGFGEFACPNKALNQGDLYQGYWKEGKMHGLGTYRYASGEVYDGFFQDGMRQGHGMLRSGKHNTSSPSVFIGQWLQDKKTGYGVFDDITKGEKYMGMWQDHQRQGTGVVVTQFGLYYEGAFKDNKMMGTGILLSEDDTTYEGEFSDDWTLSGKGVLTMPNGDYLEGSFSGEWGSGLKVTGSYFKPNLFDTEKDRNRAVKLGRMSVRAEEKWQAVFEECWSELGCEAPGEGEHLKAWENIAVALTSRRQQIQDSPEILSRSHSKTLEGLEVIPQHEGPITIERYHSIRLYLLKACDTPLHPLGRLLETLVAVYRMTYVGVGANRRLLPQAVNEIKSYLCRIFQIVRFLFPDLPEEGGLIPEPAENLPDGNQETSADTRTESPKPGRVVSSSALLLPVLLPRLYPPLFTLYALEKEKEDDMYWECVLRLNKQPDLALLAFLGVQQKFWPVSIPNSLIAPGEKQPVASSTKDACFASAVETLQQISTTFTPSDKLQVIQLTFEEITQEVQSLLKQDFLWSMDDLFPVFLYVVLRARIRNLGSEVSLIEDLMDPCVQHGEHGIMFTTLKACYYQIQHEKIT from the exons ATGGAAGCCCAGGGGAAGAG ctctgaAGATGACGATGGAGGGGAACGGGGTCTCCTCCACTCCTGGAGGGGCTACTCCTACAGCGTGGTCCCAGAGAGGCTGCTCCTCCCGCGGCCAGCGCTGCAGGTCGCCCTCGGAGCGCAGCATGGGGTCCTGCTGGTGGAAG GAGGACAGGTGTATACTTTCGGGgagttgccatggaaacagacTCAGGCGTCCCAGCCTACTAAGCCGACCCCGGAGAACGCGCTCAGCGGGCAGCGGGTGGTCGCGGTCGCAGCCGGGAGCTTCCACAGCGGGGCGGTAACGGAGGATGGCAGCGTCCACATGTGGGGGGACAACGCGGAGGGCCAGTGCGGCCTGTCGGGCCTCAGCTGCGTGCCCAACCCGACGCCCGTGGCCCTGCTGGAACCCGGCGGCGCTCAGTCGGTGCCCGTCCTGGAGCTAGCGTGCGGAGAGAAACACAGCCTGGCGCTGTCGGCTCAGAGGGAGGTGTGGGCGTGGGGCAGCGGGTGTCAGCTGGGCCTGAAGGCGGCCGTCTTCCCCGTCTGGAAGCCTCAGAAGGTGGAGCAGCTGGCTGGCAGGTGGGTGCTGCAGGTGGCCTGCGGCGCTTCGCACAGCCTGGCTCTGGTGCGCTGCGTGGGACCCGACGGTATCCAGCGCCCCCCTGTGGACAAATGCAACCAGTGTAACCAGCTGCTGTACACCATGACAGATAAGGAGGACCACGTCATAATCTCTGACGGCCATTACTGCCCCATGGGAGTGGAAGCCAGAGAGGACCCCCCTCCTACCCAAACCTTGAAAGCATCCCCATCTGAACCCATCCTGCCCTCCCACAGCAGCTTCACTTCAACCCCAGCAGCTCCCACTCCTGACCCCACCCCAGACCCTGAGGACTCCCAGAAGGGAGGAACAACTACCGCAGCGCACCCACCCTCTGACCCGGACCGCCCACCTTCCCCTAAAGCTGCTgcttccacctcctcctctaAGAGCTCCCCGTATCCTGGCGAGAAGGAAGTGAAGGAATACCTGAGGAAGCTGTCGGACGCATCGCAGACTGAAGCCAAGATGGCCAACGGCGGTCTGCACGCGCTGCAG GCGCCATCGTCGGGCCGCGGCCAGTCGGCCCTCAACAGCCTGGTGGCGTCCTGCGCTTCGGCGGTGGGCGAGCGCGTCGCCTCCACCTACGAGGCCCTTTCCCTGAAGAGGATGATGAACTTCTACTTGCCGTCGTCGCGGCTGGAGGCGCTCGGCGGGGCGGCCGACGGCGGGGCGGAGCGCGTCCGCCGGGAAGAGTCGGTCCAGGCCAAGAAGAGCTCCAGCACGGGGGACATTCacgaggaggaggcggagggtCTGCGGCGCCGCCTCTCGCTGCCGGGACTCCTCTCTCAGGGTAGATACGCCGTTCACCTCTTATCCTCCTCCTATGGCCCGCTGC TGTCGCCGAGGCTGCTGAGGAAGATGGGACGCTCCGGGATGCGGGCCTTCGCCCTCACCCCCATGGGAGGGGGCGTCCCCGAGGACCAGGAGGTGTTTCCCACCCTGCAGACCGAAGTGTGGAGCTGGGGACACGGCGAGCACGGGGAGCTGGGACATGGAGACAACCTGGACAG GCTCCAGCCGTTCTGCATCAAGAGCCTGAACAAGAAGGAGGTGATCCGTGTTTCAGCCGGCGCCCATCACTCCATTGCTCTGACGGCTCAGTCTCAG GTGTATTCGTGGGGCAGTAACCTCTCCGGTCAACTGGGACACATGGACACGCCCAGCACCGTCCCCCGTCTTGCAAAA CTGTCGGAGGGGATCCGGGTTTGGGACGCCAGCGCTGGGGAGAGACACACTCTCCTGCTGGCTGACGGAGACTGCATCCAGCCCATCATTTACTACAGCGGGCAGCAGGTGAAGGaggctggaggagaggaggaggtggaggaggaggaggaggaagatgagaggCCGGGAGGCTATACCCAGCAGCCCGTCCTGCTCCCGTTCTGCATGAAC CTGGGCTTCGTGAGCAGCGTGGTCGCCGGCGGTCGCCGGTGCGTCGCGCTCTCCGACAGAAACGTCATGGGCTTCATCTCCAGCCTTCACGAGTTGGCGTCCGCGGAGAGGAAGTTCTACTGCAAGCTGTGCGACATCAAATCCCAAGTTttgcgccccctgctggagctCG AGTCGCTGAGCTCGGCGTTGGGGCCGGCGGCCACTGAGCTCCTGCAGACGCTGGCGGGCAGATTCAGCCTGCTGAGCCACCTGACGGGGCAACACGGCGCCAGCCTCACCGCCAACCTGCGACGTGGCCGTGACGTCGGCAGCCTCCTCATGCTGGAACATGCCAGCATCTTCCTAGACGTCTACAATGA cTACTGCTCAACTGTGGGGAACTTCTTTGTGATGGGAGGTTTCCACGCTCTTACAAAACCGTCCTT ggACATCTTCGGGAAAAGTCCCGAGCTACTGCAGAGGCTGTCGGAGTGCAGCGAGGAGAACACCGTCACCTCTGACCTCTTGGTGGCGCTCTTCTACCTCCCAACCCAACACTTGCACGAATACGGCCGGCTGCTGCTCAAACTGGCAACCTGCTTTGAAGTG AGCTCCGGTGACTACCAGAAGCTGCAGGACAGCTGTTCCAAGTTCGAAGCTCtgactctgcagctgaagaggaaaagaaaagaggccGAGTACACCTTCCACTTCTGGAAGAGCTTCCCGGGGAAAATGACG GACTCCCTGAGGAAGCCGAGCCGCAGACTCATCTACGAGAGCAGCAACAAATCTCTCACGGTGCAGAACGCCGGCCGCTTTTCCGTCAACTGGTTCATCCTCTTCAACGACTCCCTGGTGCACGCGCAG GGCGTGGCGCCTTGTAAAAACCTT TTCTCCACCCATCACATCTTCGCCTTGGCCACGCTGTGGGTGGAGCCTGCACCAGAGGACAATTCTGGACT GCATGGTTTGAAGGTGGTCACGCCTGAGGAGACGCTAACTCTGCTGGCCTCGTCTTCCGCCGAGAAG ACCAAGTGGCTCCGCGCCATCAACCAGGCGGTGGATCAGGCTCTGAGCGGGGCGGGGCAGGACGCCGGCGGCCCGGCATCAAAGTCGGACCCTCCGATCTCCAGGACCGCCTCGTACACGTTCTATAAAGACGGGCGGCTGAAGGATGCAACTTATGAGGGTCGCTGGCTCGCTGGCAAGCCTCATGGCAG aGGTATTCTAAAATGGCCTGATGGGAGGATTTACACCGGCTCGTTCAAAAGCGGGTTGGAGGATGG CTTTGGGGAGTTCGCTTGCCCCAACAAGGCGCTGAATCAAGGTGATCTTTATCAAGGTTACTGGAAAGAAGGGAAGATGCATGGCCTTGGGACATACCG GTACGCAAGCGGCGAAGTTTACGACGGCTTCTTCCAGGATGGCATGCGGCAGGGTCACGGGATGCTGCGCAGTGGAAAGCACAACACCTCATCCCCCAGCGTCTTCATCGGACAGTGGCTACAAGACAAGAAAACGGGCTACGGAGTCTTTGACGACATCACAAA AGGGGAGAAGTACATGGGAATGTGGCAAGACCACCAGCGACAGGGCACGGGGGTTGTCGTCACCCAGTTTGGTCTTTACTATGAAGGTGCCTTCAAAGACAACAAGATGATG GGTACAGGAATCCTTCTGTCTGAGGACGACACAACCTATGAGGGGGAGTTCTCTGATGATTGGACCCTCAGTGGAAAG GGTGTACTTACTATGCCAAATGGTGACTACCTGGAGGGCTCCTTTAGTGGCGAGTGGGGGTCTGGCCTCAAAGTGACGGGCTCCTACTTTAAGCCAAACCTGTTTGACACTGAAAAGGACAGGAACCGGGCCGT GAAGCTGGGTCGGATGAGCGTGAGGGCGGAGGAAAAGTGGCAGGCGGTGTTCGAGGAGTGTTGGAGTGAGCTGGGCTGTGAGGCACCAGGTGAAGGGGAGCACTTGAAGGCCTGGGAGAACATCGCTGTGGCCCTGACCTCTAGGAGGCAGCAGATACAAGACAG TCCAGAAATATTGTCTCGGAGTCACAGTAAAACTCTAGAGGGTCTGGAGGTCATCCCCCAACATGAAGGGCCTATCACAATCGAGAGATATCACAGCATCCGACTGTACCTACTCAAG GCTTGTGACACCCCCCTTCACCCTCTGGGCCGGCTGTTGGAAACCCTGGTGGCCGTCTACAGGATGACCTACGTTGGCGTGGGTGCGAACCGTCGCCTGCTGCCTCAGGCGGTCAACGAGATCAAGTCTTACCTCTGCCGCATCTTCCAGATTGTCAG ATTTCTCTTCCCTGACCTGCCAGAAGAGGGCGGTCTAATACCTGAACCAGCCGAAAACCTTCCAGATGGAAACCAGGAGACGTCCGCTGACACCCGGACGGAGTCACCCAAACCAGG CCGCGTGGTGAGTAGCTCGGCTCTGCTGCTGCCTGTCCTGCTGCCTCGCCTCTACCCACCACTCTTCACTCTCTACGctctggagaaggagaaggaggacgACATGTACTGGGAGTGTGTCCTGCGCCTCAACAAGCAGCCCGACCTCGCCCTGCTTGCCTTCCTGGGTGTCCAACA AAAGTTTTGGCCTGTTTCAATCCCAAACTCTTTGATTGCTCCAGGAGAGAAGCAGCCG GTTGCCTCAAGCACTAAAGACGCCTGCTTTGCCTCGGCAGTAGAAACGCTACAGCAGATCAG CACAACATTCACCCCGTCAGACAAGCTGCAGGTGATCCAGCTCACCTTCGAGGAGATCACACAGGAAGTGCAGTCTCTGCTGAAGCAGGACTTCCTGTGGTCCATGGATGACCTGTTCCCCGTGTTCCTGTATGTGGTGCTGCGAGCCCG AATCCGAAATCTCGGCTCCGAGGTCAGCCTGATCGAAGACCTGATGGATCCGTGCGTTCAGCACGGCGAGCACGGAATCATGTTTACCACCCTGAAG GCCTGCTACTACCAGATCCAACACGAGAAGATCACATAG